A genomic region of Psychrobacter sp. M13 contains the following coding sequences:
- a CDS encoding DoxX family protein — protein MKNSLLNKAFATDAGSAALILRVPVGLILMAHGAQKLFGWFGGNGLAGTAQWLSSMGMEPGLLMAILAGSAEFFGGLALVLGLLTRPAAIVAAFTMLVAIFSVHIGNGLFAADGGYEYALVLMVALIALAVQGGGYLSIDNAFSEKTGQV, from the coding sequence ATGAAAAACTCATTATTGAATAAAGCTTTTGCAACAGATGCTGGATCGGCAGCTTTAATTCTTCGTGTACCTGTAGGCTTGATTTTGATGGCTCATGGAGCCCAAAAGCTATTTGGTTGGTTCGGTGGTAATGGACTGGCAGGAACAGCTCAATGGCTAAGCAGTATGGGTATGGAGCCTGGCTTACTAATGGCAATACTAGCAGGAAGCGCTGAATTCTTCGGTGGCCTTGCTTTAGTGCTGGGACTGCTGACGCGACCTGCTGCCATAGTTGCAGCCTTTACTATGCTCGTTGCTATTTTTTCTGTGCATATCGGTAATGGATTGTTTGCGGCTGATGGTGGCTATGAGTACGCACTAGTGTTGATGGTGGCGCTAATTGCGTTAGCCGTACAAGGCGGTGGCTATCTCAGTATTGATAATGCATTCTCAGAGAAAACAGGGCAGGTTTAA
- a CDS encoding LysR family transcriptional regulator, producing MDRIDAMRAFVAVVTEGSFSKAAITMQLSPQLVSKYVAKLEEQLHTRLLNRTTRKVSVTESGSQYFIHAQQILLSIDDMEAQLGGLQQHPKGTLRVSAPVSFALKHMAKLIADFQASYPLVTVDLQLSDRKVDIVEEGFDIALRIGQLESSSLIAKKIAPIRVVLCASPEYLKVHGTPKRLEDLEAHRYLHYSYMNVETKGEIFKYLKAKQLKESSVFRSNNGDVLVEAAIEGAGLVLQPTFIASKALNAGKLVIVLPEYEPNPLGLYAVYAHKKLLPYKIRCFIDFMTDYYGAPPYWDEQITVT from the coding sequence ATGGATAGAATCGACGCGATGCGTGCTTTTGTAGCGGTAGTGACAGAAGGCAGTTTTAGCAAGGCTGCCATTACTATGCAGCTCTCCCCGCAGTTGGTGAGTAAGTATGTGGCAAAGTTAGAGGAGCAGTTACATACTCGCCTGCTCAATCGCACTACTCGTAAAGTAAGCGTGACTGAATCTGGCAGCCAATATTTTATCCACGCGCAGCAGATCTTATTGAGTATCGATGATATGGAGGCGCAATTAGGCGGCTTACAGCAGCATCCTAAGGGTACTCTTCGAGTCAGTGCCCCTGTCTCATTTGCTTTAAAGCATATGGCAAAATTGATTGCTGACTTTCAGGCAAGCTATCCTTTAGTCACTGTTGATTTACAACTAAGTGATAGAAAGGTGGATATCGTTGAAGAAGGCTTTGATATTGCCCTGCGTATCGGACAACTTGAAAGCTCATCACTTATTGCTAAAAAAATCGCACCCATTCGCGTAGTACTGTGCGCGTCACCTGAGTATTTAAAGGTTCATGGCACTCCTAAACGACTTGAGGATCTAGAAGCACATCGCTATTTGCATTACAGCTATATGAATGTAGAGACTAAGGGAGAAATATTTAAATACTTAAAAGCAAAACAGCTTAAGGAAAGTAGTGTTTTTCGGAGTAACAATGGCGATGTCTTAGTAGAGGCCGCTATTGAAGGCGCAGGATTGGTGTTACAACCAACTTTTATTGCTAGTAAAGCACTAAATGCTGGCAAACTAGTCATAGTACTGCCTGAATATGAGCCAAACCCTTTAGGCTTATATGCCGTTTATGCCCACAAAAAGCTGCTACCTTATAAGATTAGGTGTTTTATTGATTTTATGACGGACTATTATGGTGCGCCGCCGTATTGGGATGAGCAAATAACGGTCACCTAA